The following proteins come from a genomic window of Anopheles ziemanni chromosome 3, idAnoZiCoDA_A2_x.2, whole genome shotgun sequence:
- the LOC131289539 gene encoding poly(A) RNA polymerase gld-2 homolog B-like isoform X3, whose amino-acid sequence MLSMADTNSADTCMEAMCSSYVSAPASVLESVNHGIQEGEVCKTQLKSKSAVHQLGNMPIMYGTSKSKKCYNNSSNRKKQNQQQILNSLKSWNVKIAPSGLDKPEAELLPGRPVTIVQENSSYMPKSITQNQTKPQSSEATPGAEDPNHATTFIKEQPTQIPEPRGNNSSTMKKKAQDIKHNKSKHKEIVEKMVPSSTYDEERIHEKKDLESFTSNACENVISQGSALADDLSGHSMLESSSNCSSDTGTLAEDNDCTKEAVLYSSVSSGASVSSRGNCHKNSHSKARVPGAGWGWNHRQSQNGSSKGLPINKMTAAAGQVMEKTSKFLDGMPRTINGKQKDSSHRSEHHIANSQSFSPRALLTIHPNQQPSHHHPSYIHLHEQPYHQYLDHNNSAQQNSNGSVHQYSFDFLRDVGQKQIMQHYHNNHMLHQQNSNIGHGNNIQLHHAVTQQQQQHQQQQHQQQQQQQQQHQQQQHQSYINHSSGAYGSEEVACLLSPQSGGNGSTSVLNEPKYYQNYPVLGTGEMQNGINSCSQIIEHSSYGYNRNGDIQHQQQQQQPPQQGVNQQHPMYQNNHQQYQVHINSYHQNNNYQYHNRNLSAIRGNHLNYLVHGGGVSYRDEGVRNGKKTSWNSNGSKGKMGTALTSSGKHLNKVQSNGYGYRKYYQHYHNHHSVGGGHGQYYDHVAMSHQQQQSIPQQHHKQQHLHRNLVYVRGYDRGHGAVLPPAFGEDARGVGKKEQEAESSSSIHRAPSSPKSKDSLDMDINHTGDQDKLCTMADPEDDIMPCGIDVDVASQIQEKSVLPDDEEFELKELCDVPRSSSSSSMVSIPSTESSVISSTISQTQLLECTNASIHEYDSDSSHYSDFHDGTDRYSKYGQISCGQVYRSSSSTSGISSSATNPHSNDFIPSIPSSLRASPAALSELIVRSHSYHGSHQNLTAYGSVRSAGEASSPIGSPTGTLRSSSGTQSVPIFGELFASNNANNHNQHSKKFTGSHSSTVSFGSSSSLEMALRSSSSSLPASSVPPNDGQSMQSGHPRKRSQSGRTSPAMIQEQFRPAVACYSGHNKGQGQHGNNGVRKSNQLPMNYVHRTSLPTDFQYTPADRFILRANDIELKIPPGRLSNGSVWDRLSEGIWEKFCGAQQTAEKYLQKMQLWRDLYICIKQGFPKYGLYLVGSTISGFGADNSDVDMCLVSRYTGPGYYDARNEALQNLTLVKNFFVSLASSTFDKFCLIQAKVPILRFQDSNNGIEVDLNYNNCVGIRNTHLLHCYSQMDWRVRPLVLVVKLWAQHHNINDAKNMTISSYSLVLMVIHFLQYGVKPSVLPCLHSMHPEKFMKIIDINSIEMIESIEPYQTDNKETLGELLLHFLEYYKDFDYAHYAISVRMASIIPIEECRMAKSYKNDPHQWKHLCIEEPFDLTNTARSVFDGEVFEQIKCTFAASCRMLKDTKDLSVLFGEPLFTPVTSTLSMTS is encoded by the exons ATGCTTTCAATGGCGGATACAAATTCAGCCGATACCTGTATGGAAGCCATGTGTAGCTCGTATGTCTCAGCCCCGGCATCGGTTTTAGAATCCGTAAACCACGGCATACAGGAAGGTGAAGTTTGCAAAACGCAACTTAAATCAAAATCTGCTGTTCACCAGTTGGGGAATATGCCAATCATGTACGGCACaagtaaaagcaaaaaatgttACAACAATTCTTCGAAtcggaaaaagcaaaaccaacaacaaattCTAAATAGTTTAAAGTCATGGAACGTTAAGATAGCACCTAGTGGTTTAGATAAGCCCGAGGCAGAGCTGCTACCAGGAAGACCTGTTACAATCGTGCAGGAAAATTCATCTTATATGCCCAAAAGCATTacgcaaaaccaaaccaagccACAATCGAGTGAAGCGACACCCGGAGCTGAAGACCCGAATCATGCCACCACATTCATAAAAGAGCAACCCACCCAGATTCCGGAACCACGTGGGAATAATAGCTCGACAATGAAAAAGAAGGCTCAGGATATAAAAcacaataaatcaaaacataaagAGATCGTGGAGAAAATGGTCCCAAGCAGTACATATGATGAGGAAAGGATCCATGAAAAGAAG GATTTGGAAAGTTTTACCAGCAATGcatgtgaaaatgtaatttcTCAAGGTAGTGCTCTTGCTGATGATCTATCTGGCCACAGCATGCTTGAATCCTCATCCAATTGTTCATCTGACACTGGGACGTTAGCTGAGGACAACGATTGTACAAAAGAAGCCGTCCTGTATTCATCCGTGTCATCGGGAGCCTCCGTTAGTTCCAGAGGAAATTGTCACAAAAATAGTCATTCGAAAGCAAGAGTGCCGGGAGCAGGATGGGGTTGGAATCATCGTCAGTCGCAAAATGGGTCGTCAAAAGGGCTCCCGATAAACAAAATGACGGCGGCAGCTGGACAGGTGATGGAAAAAACATCGAAATTCTTAGACGGCATGCCTAGGAcaataaatggaaagcaaAAAGATTCATCCCATCGATCGGAACATCATATTGCTAATAGTCAAAGCTTTTCACCTAGGGCATTGTTAACGATTCATCCTAATCAGCAGCCATCACACCATCATCCGTCATACATACATCTCCACGAGCAACCGTATCATCAATACTTGGACCACAATAATTCTGCTCAACAGAACAGTAATGGGTCAGTGCATCAATACTCGTTTGATTTCTTACGGGACGTAGGACAGAAG CAAATAATGCAGCACTACCATAATAACCACATGCTGCATCAACAGAATTCTAACATTGGACATGGAAACAATATACAACTTCATCATGCTGTgacacaacaacagcagcagcatcagcagcagcaacatcagcagcagcagcagcagcagcagcaacatcagcaacaacagcatcagTCCTATATTAATCATTCTTCAGGCGCGTACGGAAGTGAAGAAGTTGCATGTCTTTTGTCTCCCCAAAGTGGTGGTAATGGAAGCACCAGTGTACTGAATGAAccaaaatattatcaaaactaTCCCGTACTGGGCACTGGAGAAATGCAAAATGGAATCAATAGCTGCAGTCAGATCATAGAGCATTCTTCTTATGGCTACAATCGGAACGGTGATAtacaacatcagcagcagcagcaacagccacCACAACAAGGAGTTAACCAACAGCATCCCATGTATCAGAACAATCATCAACAATACCAGGTCCATATAAATAGTTACCACCAAAATAATAACTACCAGTACCACAATCGGAACTTATCTGCCATCCGTGGAAATCATCTGAACTACCTAGTACATGGTGGAGGCGTTTCGTATCGCGATGAAGGTGTAAGAAATGGCAAAAAGACGTCCTGGAATTCTAATGgttcgaaaggaaaaatgggTACGGCGCTGACTAGTAGTGGGAAGCATTTAAACAAAGTACAAAGTAATGGATATGGTTACCGCAAATATTACCAACATTATCATAATCATCACTCAGTTGGAGGAGGGCACGGTCAATATTATGATCACGTGGCTATGtcgcatcagcagcaacaatcaATACCACAGCAGCATCACAAACAGCAACATTTGCATCGCAATCTGGTGTACGTGCGAGGGTATGATCGAGGACATGGTGCTGTTTTGCCACCAGCATTCGGCGAAGATGCAAGGGGAGTTGGTAAAAAAGAGCAAGAAGCCGAAAGTTCAAGTTCGATACATCGCGCCCCATCAAGTCCCAAGTCAAAAGACTCATTGGACATGGATATAAATCATACAGGAGACCAAGATAAACTTTGCACAATGGCCGATCCAGAGGATGATATTATGCCATGTGGTATAGATGTAGATGTCGCATCGCAAATTCAAGAAAAGTCGGTATTGCCTGATGATGAAGAATTTGAACTGAAGGAACTATGCGATGTACctcgttcttcttcttcttcgtctatGGTGTCAATTCCATCGACAGAATCCTCGGTAATATCGTCGACGATATCGCAAACACAACTTCTTGAGTGTACGAACGCTAGCATCCATGAATACGACTCTGATTCGTCGCACTATTCTGATTTCCATGATGGAACAGATCGCTACTCAAAGTATGGTCAGATAAGCTGTGGTCAAGTGTATcgatcgtcatcgtcgacCTCGGGCATATCGTCTTCTGCTACCAATCCACACTCAAATGATTTCATTCCTTCGATACCGTCTTCGTTACGTGCTTCTCCAGCCGCTTTGAGCGAGCTAATCGTTCGCAGCCATAGCTATCACGGGTCGCATCAGAATCTCACAGCATATGGTAGCGTCAGAAGTGCCGGTGAGGCAAGTTCTCCTATCGGATCACCGACGGGAACGCTACGATCCTCCTCTGGCACACAATCCGTTCCTATTTTCGGAGAACTGTTTGCCAGTAACAATGCCAATAATCAcaaccaacattcgaaaaAGTTTACTGGAAGTCATTCGTCGACAGTTAGCTTCGGGAGTAGTTCTTCATTGGAAATGGCATTACGTTCCAGTTCCTCTTCGCTTCCTGCGTCATCGGTGCCGCCCAACGATGGTCAGTCGATGCAGAGCGGACATCCGAGAAAACG CAGTCAATCGGGTCGAACTTCACCAGCCATGATTCAGGAGCAATTCCGTCCTGCTGTTGCGTGTTATTCTGGTCACAATAAAGGACAGGGACAGCATGGTAACAATGGTGTTCGTAAAAGCAATCAACTGCCAATGAACTACGTCCATCGCACTTCATTGCCAACGGATTTTCAGTATACGCCCGCTGATCGGTTTATTTTGCGTGCCAACGATATAGAACTCAAAATACCACCCGGTCGGCTCTCGAACGGTTCCGTGTGGGATAGGCTTTCCGAAGGGatttgggaaaagttttgcggTGCACAGCAAACGGCAGAAAAATACCTCCAAAAGATGCAATTGTGGCGAGACTTGTACATTTGCATCAAACAGGGTTTCCCCAAGTATGGGCTCTATCTGGTTGGGAGTACAATTTCTGGCTTTGGTGCCGACAACTCCGACGTAGATATGTGCCTCGTATCGCGATACACAGGCCCAGGCTACTATGATGCTCGTAACGAAGCGTTGCAGAACTTGACACTggttaaaaacttttttgtgagCTTGGCGTCATCGACTTTTGACAAGTTTTGCTTGATCCAAGCGAAAGTTCCGATCCTTCGATTCCAGGACAGCAATAACGGGATTGAGGTCGATTTGAACTACAACAACTGTGTGGGTATAAGGAATACTCATCTGCTGCATTGTTATTCACAGA TGGACTGGCGTGTTAGgccgttggtgttggtggtaaAACTGTGGGCTCAGCATCACAACATAAATGATGCAAAAAACATGACAATATCCAGCTACTCACTAGTATTGATGGTAATACACTTTCTTCAATACGGGGTTAAACCGTCGGTTTTGCCGTGTCTACATTCTATGCATCCCGAAAAGTTTATG AAAATCATCGACATCAATAGCATTGAAATGATCGAGTCCATCGAACCATACCAAACCGATAACAAGGAGACGCTTGGCGAACTGTTGCTGCATTTTCTGGAGTACTATAAGGACTTTGA TTATGCACATTATGCTATCTCGGTTCGTATGGCATCGATTATACCGATAGAAGAGTGTCGAATGGCAAAAAGTTATAAGAATGATCCTCATCAATGGAAACATCTGTGTATCGAAG aGCCTTTTGACCTTACCAATACAGCACGCTCAGTTTTTGATGGCGAAGTTTTCGAACAGATCAAATGTACATTCGCTGCCTCTTGTCGAATGCTTAAAGATACCAAGGATTTAAGTGTTCTGTTTGGTGAACCTCTGTTCACTCCGGTTACTTCAACGCTATCGATGACGTCGTGA
- the LOC131289539 gene encoding poly(A) RNA polymerase gld-2 homolog B-like isoform X2, whose protein sequence is MLSMADTNSADTCMEAMCSSYVSAPASVLESVNHGIQEGEVCKTQLKSKSAVHQLGNMPIMYGTSKSKKCYNNSSNRKKQNQQQILNSLKSWNVKIAPSGLDKPEAELLPGRPVTIVQENSSYMPKSITQNQTKPQSSEATPGAEDPNHATTFIKEQPTQIPEPRGNNSSTMKKKAQDIKHNKSKHKEIVEKMVPSSTYDEERIHEKKDLESFTSNACENVISQGSALADDLSGHSMLESSSNCSSDTGTLAEDNDCTKEAVLYSSVSSGASVSSRGNCHKNSHSKARVPGAGWGWNHRQSQNGSSKGLPINKMTAAAGQVMEKTSKFLDGMPRTINGKQKDSSHRSEHHIANSQSFSPRALLTIHPNQQPSHHHPSYIHLHEQPYHQYLDHNNSAQQNSNGSVHQYSFDFLRDVGQKVSIPSDTIGSSSSSSSQVNYNFTPQFQQQIMQHYHNNHMLHQQNSNIGHGNNIQLHHAVTQQQQQHQQQQHQQQQQQQQQHQQQQHQSYINHSSGAYGSEEVACLLSPQSGGNGSTSVLNEPKYYQNYPVLGTGEMQNGINSCSQIIEHSSYGYNRNGDIQHQQQQQQPPQQGVNQQHPMYQNNHQQYQVHINSYHQNNNYQYHNRNLSAIRGNHLNYLVHGGGVSYRDEGVRNGKKTSWNSNGSKGKMGTALTSSGKHLNKVQSNGYGYRKYYQHYHNHHSVGGGHGQYYDHVAMSHQQQQSIPQQHHKQQHLHRNLVYVRGYDRGHGAVLPPAFGEDARGVGKKEQEAESSSSIHRAPSSPKSKDSLDMDINHTGDQDKLCTMADPEDDIMPCGIDVDVASQIQEKSVLPDDEEFELKELCDVPRSSSSSSMVSIPSTESSVISSTISQTQLLECTNASIHEYDSDSSHYSDFHDGTDRYSKYGQISCGQVYRSSSSTSGISSSATNPHSNDFIPSIPSSLRASPAALSELIVRSHSYHGSHQNLTAYGSVRSAGEASSPIGSPTGTLRSSSGTQSVPIFGELFASNNANNHNQHSKKFTGSHSSTVSFGSSSSLEMALRSSSSSLPASSVPPNDGQSMQSGHPRKRQSGRTSPAMIQEQFRPAVACYSGHNKGQGQHGNNGVRKSNQLPMNYVHRTSLPTDFQYTPADRFILRANDIELKIPPGRLSNGSVWDRLSEGIWEKFCGAQQTAEKYLQKMQLWRDLYICIKQGFPKYGLYLVGSTISGFGADNSDVDMCLVSRYTGPGYYDARNEALQNLTLVKNFFVSLASSTFDKFCLIQAKVPILRFQDSNNGIEVDLNYNNCVGIRNTHLLHCYSQMDWRVRPLVLVVKLWAQHHNINDAKNMTISSYSLVLMVIHFLQYGVKPSVLPCLHSMHPEKFMKIIDINSIEMIESIEPYQTDNKETLGELLLHFLEYYKDFDYAHYAISVRMASIIPIEECRMAKSYKNDPHQWKHLCIEEPFDLTNTARSVFDGEVFEQIKCTFAASCRMLKDTKDLSVLFGEPLFTPVTSTLSMTS, encoded by the exons ATGCTTTCAATGGCGGATACAAATTCAGCCGATACCTGTATGGAAGCCATGTGTAGCTCGTATGTCTCAGCCCCGGCATCGGTTTTAGAATCCGTAAACCACGGCATACAGGAAGGTGAAGTTTGCAAAACGCAACTTAAATCAAAATCTGCTGTTCACCAGTTGGGGAATATGCCAATCATGTACGGCACaagtaaaagcaaaaaatgttACAACAATTCTTCGAAtcggaaaaagcaaaaccaacaacaaattCTAAATAGTTTAAAGTCATGGAACGTTAAGATAGCACCTAGTGGTTTAGATAAGCCCGAGGCAGAGCTGCTACCAGGAAGACCTGTTACAATCGTGCAGGAAAATTCATCTTATATGCCCAAAAGCATTacgcaaaaccaaaccaagccACAATCGAGTGAAGCGACACCCGGAGCTGAAGACCCGAATCATGCCACCACATTCATAAAAGAGCAACCCACCCAGATTCCGGAACCACGTGGGAATAATAGCTCGACAATGAAAAAGAAGGCTCAGGATATAAAAcacaataaatcaaaacataaagAGATCGTGGAGAAAATGGTCCCAAGCAGTACATATGATGAGGAAAGGATCCATGAAAAGAAG GATTTGGAAAGTTTTACCAGCAATGcatgtgaaaatgtaatttcTCAAGGTAGTGCTCTTGCTGATGATCTATCTGGCCACAGCATGCTTGAATCCTCATCCAATTGTTCATCTGACACTGGGACGTTAGCTGAGGACAACGATTGTACAAAAGAAGCCGTCCTGTATTCATCCGTGTCATCGGGAGCCTCCGTTAGTTCCAGAGGAAATTGTCACAAAAATAGTCATTCGAAAGCAAGAGTGCCGGGAGCAGGATGGGGTTGGAATCATCGTCAGTCGCAAAATGGGTCGTCAAAAGGGCTCCCGATAAACAAAATGACGGCGGCAGCTGGACAGGTGATGGAAAAAACATCGAAATTCTTAGACGGCATGCCTAGGAcaataaatggaaagcaaAAAGATTCATCCCATCGATCGGAACATCATATTGCTAATAGTCAAAGCTTTTCACCTAGGGCATTGTTAACGATTCATCCTAATCAGCAGCCATCACACCATCATCCGTCATACATACATCTCCACGAGCAACCGTATCATCAATACTTGGACCACAATAATTCTGCTCAACAGAACAGTAATGGGTCAGTGCATCAATACTCGTTTGATTTCTTACGGGACGTAGGACAGAAGGTATCAATCCCCAGTGATACGATCGggtcatcttcttcttcttcttctcaaGTGAACTACAATTTTACTCCACAATTTCAACAGCAAATAATGCAGCACTACCATAATAACCACATGCTGCATCAACAGAATTCTAACATTGGACATGGAAACAATATACAACTTCATCATGCTGTgacacaacaacagcagcagcatcagcagcagcaacatcagcagcagcagcagcagcagcagcaacatcagcaacaacagcatcagTCCTATATTAATCATTCTTCAGGCGCGTACGGAAGTGAAGAAGTTGCATGTCTTTTGTCTCCCCAAAGTGGTGGTAATGGAAGCACCAGTGTACTGAATGAAccaaaatattatcaaaactaTCCCGTACTGGGCACTGGAGAAATGCAAAATGGAATCAATAGCTGCAGTCAGATCATAGAGCATTCTTCTTATGGCTACAATCGGAACGGTGATAtacaacatcagcagcagcagcaacagccacCACAACAAGGAGTTAACCAACAGCATCCCATGTATCAGAACAATCATCAACAATACCAGGTCCATATAAATAGTTACCACCAAAATAATAACTACCAGTACCACAATCGGAACTTATCTGCCATCCGTGGAAATCATCTGAACTACCTAGTACATGGTGGAGGCGTTTCGTATCGCGATGAAGGTGTAAGAAATGGCAAAAAGACGTCCTGGAATTCTAATGgttcgaaaggaaaaatgggTACGGCGCTGACTAGTAGTGGGAAGCATTTAAACAAAGTACAAAGTAATGGATATGGTTACCGCAAATATTACCAACATTATCATAATCATCACTCAGTTGGAGGAGGGCACGGTCAATATTATGATCACGTGGCTATGtcgcatcagcagcaacaatcaATACCACAGCAGCATCACAAACAGCAACATTTGCATCGCAATCTGGTGTACGTGCGAGGGTATGATCGAGGACATGGTGCTGTTTTGCCACCAGCATTCGGCGAAGATGCAAGGGGAGTTGGTAAAAAAGAGCAAGAAGCCGAAAGTTCAAGTTCGATACATCGCGCCCCATCAAGTCCCAAGTCAAAAGACTCATTGGACATGGATATAAATCATACAGGAGACCAAGATAAACTTTGCACAATGGCCGATCCAGAGGATGATATTATGCCATGTGGTATAGATGTAGATGTCGCATCGCAAATTCAAGAAAAGTCGGTATTGCCTGATGATGAAGAATTTGAACTGAAGGAACTATGCGATGTACctcgttcttcttcttcttcgtctatGGTGTCAATTCCATCGACAGAATCCTCGGTAATATCGTCGACGATATCGCAAACACAACTTCTTGAGTGTACGAACGCTAGCATCCATGAATACGACTCTGATTCGTCGCACTATTCTGATTTCCATGATGGAACAGATCGCTACTCAAAGTATGGTCAGATAAGCTGTGGTCAAGTGTATcgatcgtcatcgtcgacCTCGGGCATATCGTCTTCTGCTACCAATCCACACTCAAATGATTTCATTCCTTCGATACCGTCTTCGTTACGTGCTTCTCCAGCCGCTTTGAGCGAGCTAATCGTTCGCAGCCATAGCTATCACGGGTCGCATCAGAATCTCACAGCATATGGTAGCGTCAGAAGTGCCGGTGAGGCAAGTTCTCCTATCGGATCACCGACGGGAACGCTACGATCCTCCTCTGGCACACAATCCGTTCCTATTTTCGGAGAACTGTTTGCCAGTAACAATGCCAATAATCAcaaccaacattcgaaaaAGTTTACTGGAAGTCATTCGTCGACAGTTAGCTTCGGGAGTAGTTCTTCATTGGAAATGGCATTACGTTCCAGTTCCTCTTCGCTTCCTGCGTCATCGGTGCCGCCCAACGATGGTCAGTCGATGCAGAGCGGACATCCGAGAAAACG TCAATCGGGTCGAACTTCACCAGCCATGATTCAGGAGCAATTCCGTCCTGCTGTTGCGTGTTATTCTGGTCACAATAAAGGACAGGGACAGCATGGTAACAATGGTGTTCGTAAAAGCAATCAACTGCCAATGAACTACGTCCATCGCACTTCATTGCCAACGGATTTTCAGTATACGCCCGCTGATCGGTTTATTTTGCGTGCCAACGATATAGAACTCAAAATACCACCCGGTCGGCTCTCGAACGGTTCCGTGTGGGATAGGCTTTCCGAAGGGatttgggaaaagttttgcggTGCACAGCAAACGGCAGAAAAATACCTCCAAAAGATGCAATTGTGGCGAGACTTGTACATTTGCATCAAACAGGGTTTCCCCAAGTATGGGCTCTATCTGGTTGGGAGTACAATTTCTGGCTTTGGTGCCGACAACTCCGACGTAGATATGTGCCTCGTATCGCGATACACAGGCCCAGGCTACTATGATGCTCGTAACGAAGCGTTGCAGAACTTGACACTggttaaaaacttttttgtgagCTTGGCGTCATCGACTTTTGACAAGTTTTGCTTGATCCAAGCGAAAGTTCCGATCCTTCGATTCCAGGACAGCAATAACGGGATTGAGGTCGATTTGAACTACAACAACTGTGTGGGTATAAGGAATACTCATCTGCTGCATTGTTATTCACAGA TGGACTGGCGTGTTAGgccgttggtgttggtggtaaAACTGTGGGCTCAGCATCACAACATAAATGATGCAAAAAACATGACAATATCCAGCTACTCACTAGTATTGATGGTAATACACTTTCTTCAATACGGGGTTAAACCGTCGGTTTTGCCGTGTCTACATTCTATGCATCCCGAAAAGTTTATG AAAATCATCGACATCAATAGCATTGAAATGATCGAGTCCATCGAACCATACCAAACCGATAACAAGGAGACGCTTGGCGAACTGTTGCTGCATTTTCTGGAGTACTATAAGGACTTTGA TTATGCACATTATGCTATCTCGGTTCGTATGGCATCGATTATACCGATAGAAGAGTGTCGAATGGCAAAAAGTTATAAGAATGATCCTCATCAATGGAAACATCTGTGTATCGAAG aGCCTTTTGACCTTACCAATACAGCACGCTCAGTTTTTGATGGCGAAGTTTTCGAACAGATCAAATGTACATTCGCTGCCTCTTGTCGAATGCTTAAAGATACCAAGGATTTAAGTGTTCTGTTTGGTGAACCTCTGTTCACTCCGGTTACTTCAACGCTATCGATGACGTCGTGA